In one window of Henckelia pumila isolate YLH828 chromosome 1, ASM3356847v2, whole genome shotgun sequence DNA:
- the LOC140875892 gene encoding protein NONRESPONDING TO OXYLIPINS 2, mitochondrial isoform X2: MASRSRSISRPAINLLKSTIAKPCSRPSFPVQSSRLQPFLFSRPVSQLGALQSLLPLHSAVSSARLTSCLGADSMGCRSLSQGGEKIHGFT; the protein is encoded by the exons ATGGCTTCCCGCTCCAGATCAATTTCAAGACCTGCAATCAACCTTCTCAAATCCACCATTGCAAAGCCCTGCAGCAGACCTTCGTTCCCCGTTCAATCATCGCGGCTTCAGCCATTCCTTTTCTCCAG GCCGGTGTCGCAATTGGGAGCCCTCCAGTCTCTGTTACCACTCCACTCAGCTGTCTCCTCAGCTAGGCTGACGTCTTGCCTGGGTGCCGATTCCATGGGCTGTAGGTCGTTGTCTCAGG GTGGAGAGAAGATTCATGGGTTTACGTAG
- the LOC140875892 gene encoding protein NONRESPONDING TO OXYLIPINS 2, mitochondrial isoform X1: MASRSRSISRPAINLLKSTIAKPCSRPSFPVQSSRLQPFLFSRPVSQLGALQSLLPLHSAVSSARLTSCLGADSMGCRSLSQGMLCCANPGV; this comes from the exons ATGGCTTCCCGCTCCAGATCAATTTCAAGACCTGCAATCAACCTTCTCAAATCCACCATTGCAAAGCCCTGCAGCAGACCTTCGTTCCCCGTTCAATCATCGCGGCTTCAGCCATTCCTTTTCTCCAG GCCGGTGTCGCAATTGGGAGCCCTCCAGTCTCTGTTACCACTCCACTCAGCTGTCTCCTCAGCTAGGCTGACGTCTTGCCTGGGTGCCGATTCCATGGGCTGTAGGTCGTTGTCTCAGGGTATGCTCTGCTGTGCCAACCCTGGAGTTTGA
- the LOC140875892 gene encoding protein NONRESPONDING TO OXYLIPINS 2, mitochondrial isoform X3 — protein MASRSRSISRPAINLLKSTIAKPCSRPSFPVQSSRLQPFLFSRPVSQLGALQSLLPLHSAVSSARLTSCLGADSMGCRSLSQELGLCVPR, from the exons ATGGCTTCCCGCTCCAGATCAATTTCAAGACCTGCAATCAACCTTCTCAAATCCACCATTGCAAAGCCCTGCAGCAGACCTTCGTTCCCCGTTCAATCATCGCGGCTTCAGCCATTCCTTTTCTCCAG GCCGGTGTCGCAATTGGGAGCCCTCCAGTCTCTGTTACCACTCCACTCAGCTGTCTCCTCAGCTAGGCTGACGTCTTGCCTGGGTGCCGATTCCATGGGCTGTAGGTCGTTGTCTCAGG aACTAGGTCTCTGTGTGCCGCGATAA